The following proteins come from a genomic window of Rutidosis leptorrhynchoides isolate AG116_Rl617_1_P2 chromosome 10, CSIRO_AGI_Rlap_v1, whole genome shotgun sequence:
- the LOC139871120 gene encoding putative pumilio homolog 8, chloroplastic — translation MVERVGSIENMKDDEELEMLLGEIPHATSPSLHHHPSFANGHHHNHHHHHVVNGNLYVNASNNVQSPSNRMMMYGMYTDNDVSSSYNQNILMSHATTTFPTMFSNGHSSSNTSSTSHDPNPRPYTYPTNPYSELPESSFRNTVDDKLIDELGKMYINRNFNENSLCRNRNSSTTFGDFDYLAANGEINPAILGSQLNLDQNVLNYCYQWGIPTHIGMSFMNESGIGVPMRNVPYMTRSKALTSPTRDPHWFKMASGGSSNTRFIDKGLGPGVEDLSANNDSLIIQGEDLSRVRKRFAKPCENGQTKFCSSNLTEAQRYIFSMAKDQHGCRLLQKIFDDGNPKHVQIVFDEIIGHVIELMINPFGNYLMQKLLDVCNEEQRMQILMKITHEPRELVQISLNTHGTRVIQKLVETIKTRQEVKIVISALEPGFIALIKDPNGNHVIQRCLQCLNNEDNKFIFVAAAKFCVEIATHQHGCCVLQRCINHSTGELREKLVSEISKNGLLLAQDAFGNYVVQYILELQIPSAVSKLTSQFEGNYVNLATQKFSSHVVEKCLALSDGQIRSTIIRELILATHFEQLLQDPHANYVVQTALRVSEGPIHNLLVNVIESHKAISRNSPYSKRIFSHKLLKR, via the exons ATGGTTGAAAGAGTTGGGAGTATTGAAAACATGAAAGATGATGAAGAGCTTGAAATGTTGTTGGGTGAGATCCCTCATGCAACATCACCTTCCCTTCACCATCATCCATCATTTGCTAATGGCCACCATCataatcatcaccatcatcatgttgTAAATGGTAATCTTTATGTTAATGCTTCTAATAATGTTCAGTCACCATCAAATAGGATGATGATGTATGGTATGTATACTGATAATGATGTTTCATCTAGTTATAATCAAAATATACTAATGTCCCATGCTACTACTACCTTTCCAACTATGTTCTCTAATGGTCATTCATCATCTAATACATCATCAACATCACATGATCCCAACCCTAGACCTTATACCTATCCAACCAACCCTTATTCAGAACTGCCCGAATCGTCTTTTCGAAATACAGTTGATGATAAGTTGATTGATGAACTTGGTAAAATGTACATCAATCGAAATTTTAATGAGAATTCACTGTGCCGAAATCGGAACAGTTCGACTACATTTGGGGATTTTGATTATCTTGCAGCTAATGGTGAGATAAATCCAGCAATTTTAGGGTCTCAGTTGAATTTAGATCAGAATGTATTAAATTATTGTTATCAATGGGGGATTCCAACTCATATTGGAATGAGTTTTATGAATGAAAGTGGCATAGGTGTACCAATGCGAAATGTACCATATATGACCCGGTCAAAGGCTTTGACTAGCCCGACCCGTGATCCACATTGGTTCAAAATGGCATCTGGTGGTTCGTCTAATACTAGATTTATCGATAAGGGGCTGGGGCCCGGGGTTGAGGATTTATCAGCTAACAATGATAGTTTGATCATTCAAGGTGAAGATTTAAGTCGTGTTAGAAAGCGTTTTGCGAAACCTTGTGAAAATGGTCAAACGAAATTTTGTTCGTCTAATTTGACAGAAGCTCAACGGTATATTTTTTCGATGGCAAAGGATCAACACGGGTGTCGTCTTTTACAAAAGATTTTTGATGATGGAAATCCAAAACACGTGCAAATTGTGTTCGATGAGATAATTGGGCATGTAATAGAGCTTATGATCAACCCGTTTGGAAATTACCTTATGCAGAAGCTTTTGGATGTGTGCAATGAAGAACAAAGAATGCAAATTTTGATGAAGATAACTCATGAGCCAAGGGAACTTGTTCAAATATCATTAAATACTCAtgg AACTCGAGTGATACAGAAGCTCGTTGAGACTATAAAGACTAGGCAGGAGGTTAAAATTGTAATTTCTGCACTTGAACCGGGGTTTATTGCTCTTATAAAGGATCCGAATGGTAATCATGTCATTCAACGTTGCTTGCAGTGCCTCAACAATGAAGATAATAAG TTCATATTCGTTGCTGCTGCAAAATTTTGTGTCGAAATTGCCACACATCAACATGGGTGTTGCGTGTTACAAAGATGCATTAATCACTCGACTGGCGAGCTCCGTGAAAAATTAGTCTCTGAAATTTCAAAAAACGGCCTTCTTTTAGCACAAGATGCATTCGG AAACTATGTTGTACAGTACATTCTCGAGCTGCAGATTCCCTCGGCTGTGTCCAAACTGACGTCCCAATTTGAGGGTAATTATGTGAATCTTGCAACTCAAAAGTTCAGTAGCCATGTGGTCGAGAAATGTTTAGCCTTATCAGATGGTCAAATCAGGTCAACCATCATTCGTGAGCTGATCTTGGCTACTCACTTCGAACAGTTACTTCAAGATCCACATGCTAACTATGTTGTTCAAACTGCTCTTCGTGTGTCTGAG GGTCCGATTCATAACTTGCTGGTGAACGTGATTGAATCCCACAAGGCAATCTCACGAAATAGCCCATATTCAAAGAGGATTTTCTCACACAAGCTTTTAAAGAGGTGA